A genome region from Macrotis lagotis isolate mMagLag1 chromosome 4, bilby.v1.9.chrom.fasta, whole genome shotgun sequence includes the following:
- the LOC141522935 gene encoding ankyrin repeat domain-containing protein 16-like, translating to MKKCFQFFPKTGRSQSCVSPSLRRDTGPGPRDCKGNKKMGKIHRAAAAGDLWEVLQLLLQGDQGPNDVDECNRTPLHLACVYGCPDVVTLLVERKCHLNPRDLGGLTPLMRAIQGQREQCTSILLKRGADPKLADTCNNTTLHYAAYGQNTAIVSELLHYNCDLEAQNNDGFTPLLPAVQADNKEMVEIFLKNGANVNAVDKHQRTALMIAAKRCLLEMINLIKYDADPFCRDKDGWTIYDFTFYEAMRRHLAEYCALWEKRIQLNRTSESTLGGSTMNKRSSGRNFPRRLYEQPL from the exons ATGAAGAAGTGTTTCCAATTCTTCCCCAAGACGGGGCGATCTCAGTCTTGTGTCTCCCCCTCCTTACGGAGGGACACTGGGCCCGGGCCCCGGGACTGTAAGGGGAACAAGAAGATGGGGAAGATCCACCGGGCAGCAGCTGCTGGGGACCTGTGGGAGGTGCTGCAGCTGCTCCTGCAGGGGGACCAGGGCCCAAACGATGTGGATGAATGTAACAGGACCCCTCTACACTTGGCTTGTGTTTATGGATGTCCAGATGTTGTGACTCTCCTAGTGGAGAGAAAATGCCACCTGAACCCACGTGACCTTGGAGGTCTAACACCTTTGATGAGGGCAATACAAGGTCAGCGGGAGCAATGTACATCTATCCTGCTTAAGCGCGGTGCAGACCCTAAGCTTGCGGATACCTGCAACAACACCAC GCTTCACTATGCTGCCTATGGCCAGAACACTGCTATAGTTTCAGAGCTGCTGCACTATAATTGTGACCTTGAGGCACAAAACAACGATGGCTTCACACCACTTTTGCCTGCAGTTCAAGCAGATAATAAAGAAATGGTTGAAATTTTCTTAAAGAATGGAGCAAATGTGAATGCTGTGGATAAGCATCAAAGAACAGCCCTCATGATTGCTGCCAAGAGGTGCCTGCTAGAAATGATTAACCTTATTAAATATGATGCTGATCCCTTTTGCCGAGATAAAGATGGATGGACAATTTATGATTTCACTTTTTATGAGGCAATGCGTCGCCACCTAGCTGAATATTGTGCACTATGGGAGAAACGTATTCAATTAAACAGGACTTCTGAATCTACTTTGGGTGGATCTACAATGAACAAAAGAAGTAGTGGAAGAAATTTCCCCAGGAGACTGTATGAACAGCCTCTTTGA